A stretch of Besnoitia besnoiti strain Bb-Ger1 chromosome III, whole genome shotgun sequence DNA encodes these proteins:
- a CDS encoding OTU family cysteine protease (encoded by transcript BESB_046630), whose protein sequence is MADESPAEAWLTNAASAEACQLDVSLSLAPGEPGLLNRDDLPPAGSDGPIVSGPPLGASGAASENGSHLSDSLPGGGAADSLESPVEPARLVSEDVHRDEEAAGELQSPQTLQSDSAPTPLSAVSKACSNQQATPPSVLTPTRPAPSPPCSIAAPPSSGPGTPSTTAHSRPAAVGPLEDSGAEKAIAAEPAQAADIAHRNVKSSQKESTGRSARIGSRGSTSTGEVDRERRGQETPVIVASAPTADLTADDLVAADGGQEAADARSICPAEKESRAEPEVVCGTGKKQAQESSPMTNASTTPAHLAPTSIGTRPCGTVSPKGNPAATPRAPETRSRKHLCPAGPAYRAVKNADAIRRKGSDKSETADELDDDLLRSRSGSASSVSSSTSCASASTTCSVSKDFDLKGLKARPPWWQELTKRHVEGDGNCMFRAFSDQLYGTQDYHFYLRRMAVEVMRIRRREFEPFVDEADGPNFDAYLEKIATAGEWADDRELRALSMLYDFSIEIYDDNFHVRKTFYEEEREKDAGGQKRTVRLIWSATPGHYSSVHRRSAAFPLSGDNPIGTLECRGLCRLLQLEEQQLEQEDSVTQLDEAEQKRLAAEWGLDPKEFQQLAEQQRQLLAEATAAERQQNTPQKKAHEICKRIWDVFEAARVAATAVQRERAVQQAAAGQVGCRVRAGDPKASGAAPTRTAPLTVYALPTTRARLGLARHGAAQLPHKSAGSLKTEAGRGAGPPACVAGEAWRAAPAYYAGSSPRVARDVNGARVPASGLPSTMGLISNSRPPRLVMPTGECSQTRPGELPRQVNRMPSGETGGVSSSRAHHLGADGRTAAGAGSGVSASITASPFFAPQVGNLLPYVGAAGTVESPAAGAVNRGALPWTSAQQAYMQEQERLRRQYEAQQKLKQPVGDAKVAGQALGHPLDLASGSAVSGTASTRQVLSVGHAFAAATGFPGSPASRQVSATSTTASAAPGSPHCSQHGCKYNEDKVLGFFGPGPVASSGDPSGSPLGSSISDTSPGISPTVSALSSLTAANHASAGGANIEDIIGGSRPLPPGDGSEVSGGASRLGNAVGLTSATSQKAAAHGTASPSTVEGGKGVANALVAHGLTGAQRPPSTASTAATAAGKGSTARQQVFTRPPHAGNNASAPFAPWKLKANPEPNVKHYIRRANGSYVEVDPTKLLAAYPTVTSSGYTLAGGVASLGAQAAADGLYARFPHQGVGAPGAAGVLRKGSSPGSDNASERSTAMGSLVSSDATPRSVTSSGSWFGSWLRSSNAASSR, encoded by the exons ATGGCGGACGAGAGCCCAGCAGAGGCCTGGCTGACCAACGCGGccagcgcggaggcctgTCAACTCGATGTGTCTCTGTCGCTGGCTCCAGGTGAGCCGGGGCTGCTGAACCGGGACGACCTTCCGCCTGCGGGTTCAGACGGACCCATTGTGTCAGGGCCTCCTCTCGgggcgtctggcgcggccAGCGAGAATGGCAGCCATCTCAGCGACAGTCTCCCAGGTGGTGGAGCTGCTGACTCGCTGGAATCACCAGTGGAGCCCGCGAGGTTGGTGTCGGAAGACGTCCACCGAGACGAGGAAGCTGCAGGGGAACTGCAGAGTCCTCAGACACTCCAGTCGGACTCGGCGCCGACTCCCTTGTCAGCGGTCTCCAAGGCGTGCAGCAACCAGCAGGCCACGCCTCCCTCTGTGTTGACGCCCACGCGCCCGGCCCCGTCCCCGCCGTGTTCCATCGCGGCGCCCCCCTCCTCTGGCCCCGGGACGCCGAGTACGACCGCGCACAGTCGCCCCGCGGCGGTCGGGCCACTGGAGGACTCCGGCGCTGAGAAGGCCATCGCCGCGGaacctgcgcaggcggcggacaTCGCCCACAGAAACGTCAAGTCGAGCCAGAAGGAGTCCACAGGCCGGTCAGCGCGCATCGGCAGTCGTGGCTCGACCAGCACTGGCGAGGTAGACCGGGAGCGCAGGGGGCAGGAGACTCCGGTGATTGTGGCTTCCGCGCCCACTGCTGACCTAACGGCGGACGATCTGGTTGCGGCTGATGGAGGGCAGGAAGCAGCTGACGCACGGTCGATTTGTcctgcagagaaggaaagcCGAGCCGAGCCTGAGGTAGTCTGTGGAACGGGAAAAAAGCAGGCCCAGGAGTCAAGCCCCATGACGAACGCGTCGACGACTCCTGCACATCTGGCGCCGACGAGCATCGGCACGCGGCCCTGCGGCACTGTGTCGCCCAAAGGGAATCCGGCCGCGACCCCAAGGGCGCCCGAGACGAGGTCAAGAAAGCACCTGTGTCCTGCGGGCCCCGCATATCGAGCCGTCAAAAACGCCGACGCGATCCGCCGCAAGGGTTCAGATAAGTCGGAAACTGCTGACGAGCTGGACGATGACCTGCTTCGGTCGCGATCGGGCAGCGCGTCAAgcgtcagcagcagcacgagTTGTGCTTCTGCCAGCACAACGTGTTCGGTTTCCAAGGACTTCGACTTGAAAGGTCTCAAAGCCAGGCCTCCGTGGTGGCAGGAACTCACGAAGCGACACGTTGAGGGTGACGGAAACTGCATGTTCAGAGCCTTCTCTGACCAG CTCTACGGCACCCAGGACTACCACTTTTATCTTCGCAGGATGGCCGTCGAAGTAATG CGCATCCGCCGACGCGAATTCGAGCCGTTCGTTGATGAAGCTGACGGGCCCAACTTTGACGCGTATCTGGAGAAAATCGCCACAGCTGGAG AATGGGCTGACGACCGCGAGCTCCGAGCGCTGTCCATGCTCTACGACTTCTCTATCGAAATCTATGACGATAACTTCCACGTTCGAAAGACTTTctacgaagaagagagagaaaaagacgcggGCGGGCAGAAGCGCACTGTTCGCCTCATCTGGAGCGCTACTCCTGGCCACTACTCGTCG GTTCATCGACGCTCTGCAGCCTTTCCGCTCTCTGGAGATAATCCAATAGGGACGCTAGAGTGCCGTGGTCTTTGCCGGCTGCTTCAGCTGgaggagcagcagctggaaCAGGAAGACTCCGTCACACAGCTGGACGAAGCGGAGCAGAAaaggctcgccgcggagtgGGGCTTGGATCCGAAGGAGTTCCAGCAACTGGCTGAGCAGCAGCGTCAGCTTCTGGCagaagcgacggcggcggagaggcagcagaacACGCCTCAGAAGAAGGCTCATGAAATCTGCAAACGAATCTGGGACGTTTTTGAGGCAGCGCGGGTGGCAGCCACGGCGGTTCAACGGGAACGAGCTGTGCagcaggcagccgcagggcAGGTCGGCTGCCGTGTCAGAGCTGGGGATCCAAaggcgtctggcgccgctCCGACAAGGACCGCTCCGTTAACGGTGTACGCGCTCCCTACCACACGTGCGCGGCTGGGTCTCGCGcgccacggcgccgcgcagctgcctcatAAGTCGGCAGGAAGTCTCAAAACTGAAGCGGGCAGAGGGGCTGGACCGCCGGCGTGTGTCGCCGGAGAGgcctggcgagcggcgcccgcgtacTACGCGGGGAGCAGCCCACGCGTGGCACGGGATGTGAatggcgcgcgcgtgcctgcAAGCGGGCTGCCGTCCACCATGGGCCTTATTTCGAACTCTCGGCCCCCGAGGCTCGTCATGCCGACCGGCGAATGTTCTCAAACACGGCCTGGGGAGCTGCCACGGCAGGTCAACCGGATGCCCtcaggagagacaggaggcgtAAGTTCCTCGCGTGCGCACCATTTGGGCGCGGACGGGAGGACAGCAGCTGGTGCCGGTTCCGGTGTGAGTGCGAGCATTACGGCGTCACCTTTCTTCGCGCCTCAGGTGGGAAATCTCTTGCCTTACGTTGGAGCCGCGGGAACTGTGGAGAGcccggccgccggcgccgtcaATAGAGGGGCGCTGCCTTGGACGTCAGCGCAGCAGGCCTACATGCAAGAGCAGgagcggctccgccggcagTACGAAGCTCAGCAGAAACTGAAGCAACCGGTAGGAGACGCGAAGGTCGCTGGTCAGGCCTTAGGGCATCCGCTTGATCTAGCCTCGGGGTCAGCTGTTTCCGGGACCGCTTCCACTAGACAGGTGCTCTCGGTTGGTCATGcattcgccgcggcgacaggcTTCCCTgggtcgcctgcgtcgcgccaAGTTTCCGCGACATCGACGACTGCGTCCGCTGCCCCGGGGTCCCCTCATTGTTCACAGCACGGCTGTAAATACAATGAAGACAAGGTGTTGGGGTTTTTTGGGCCTGGGCCTGTCGCGTCATCCGGCGATCCATCAGGCTCTCCGCTTGGGTCGAGCATTTCGGACACATCCCCAGGGATTTCTCCGACGGTGTCGGCTCTGTCGTCTTTGACAGCCGCCAACcacgcgagcgcaggcggggCGAATATTGAAGACATCATAGGCGGGAGTCGTCCTCTCCCACCCGGAGATGGCAGCGAAGTGTCGGGAGGGGCATCGCGCCTAGGCAATGCCGTCGGGCTCACCAGTGCTACGTCGCAGAAGGCTGCAGCTCATGGAAcggcttcgccgtcgacggTGGAGGGGGGAAAGGGTGTGGCAAACGCTCTGGTGGCGCACGGATTGACAGGCGCccagcgcccgccgtcgACGGCATCCACAGCAGCCACGGCGGCCGGAAAGGGTTCCACGGCTCGACAGCAGGTCTTCACTCGACCCCCGCATGCAGGAAACAATGCGTCAGCCCCTTTTGCTCCCTGGAAGCTCAAGGCCAATCCTGAGCCGAATGTGAAACATTACATACGTCGCGCAAATGGTTCGTATGTTGAGGTCGACCCGACGAAATTGCTTGCAGCATACCCGACAGTCACCAGCTCCGGTTACACCCTCGCCGGGGGGGTGGCGTCCCTTGGAGCGCAAGCGGCGGCCGATGGTCTATATGCGAGATTTCCTCATCAAGGGGTAGGGGCTCCAGGGGCTGCAGGCGTTTTGAGGAAAGGGAGTTCACCCGGCAGCGACAACGCTTCGGAGCGAAGCACGGCGATGGGCAGCCTCGTCAGCTCAGATGCAACTCCGAGGAGTGTGACGTCCAGTGGCAGTTGGTTTGGGAGTTGGTTGAGAAGTAGTAACGCTGCCAGCAGCAGATAA